The Paenibacillus wynnii DNA window GATCTGGTTGGGATCATAGCAAATTAAATAAGTAATAGTCATTGTGGCAAAACTTATGGCTGTATATCAAGCTGGAAACGAATTTTATTACCGCCAACGTCATCGAATCCAACATCAGATGAATGAAAGGATCTATGTAGGGCTGACACGTTATCAGTGGGTAAATGGTCAATTTGCAACAACCTATCTGCTTTCGGTTCAGGTATTATCGGGTAAGGATTTACCACAAGACCTAACATATGATCGCATCCCTAGAAGCAAATATGTTGTATTCACCTATATCGGAGGGTTTCATGCCAGGAACCTCACGATCAAGCATTTAGAGCAAATGTGGAAGTGTATCGAAAACAGGAGAGATTCCTATCACCAGTCTCAACCGTTTCATTTTGAGGTCATCAATGAGGATCATGTCACAGAAGAGTATTGCGAGGTAGAGATCTATAAGCTACCGGAAAAGAAGGTTGAATAGAGCGAAATCTAATGTCCAATGTGGGGATTTGTAGGATCATTAGATATATAGAAAGAAGGATAGTCCTATAGATTCATGGACTATCCTTCTTTATTAAATCTTTATTCAAGAGTACATTTTCATTTTATTATGATGTCGTCCAATCGGTACCACAGAAGGAGAGCCCGAAACGAAGTCTTTGATTATAGTGCACTGGAGACAGAAAATGTCTTGGATCAATTTGCTTGTAATAACCTTTGATGGCTCGCCTTCGGTTACAAGCTTTCCTTCATGAAGAGCAAAAATATGATCTGCATAGCGTGCGGACAAATTAATATCATGAAGAACCATTACAATGGTTGTACCACGTTTACGGTTCAGGTCTGTCAGCAGATCAAGAATCTCGACTTGATAGGTGATATCTAAGTAGGTGGTGGGTTCATCCAGAAACAAGATGTCTGTTTGTTGTGCCAGAGCCATCGCAATCCAGACACGCTGTCTTTGACCACCTGAGAGCTCATCGATATTCCGATCGGCAAATTCAGTAATATTCATTATTTCCATGGCCTCAGCAACAGCTTCATAATCCTTTTTTGTCCAACCCCTCAGAAATGTTTGGTGTGGGTATCTTCCTCGTCCAACCAAATCTGCAACCGTTATTCCCTCTGGAACAATAGGAGATTGAGGCAAAAGCCCTAACACACGTGCCAATTGTTTTGGAGGAATTTTGTGAATGGGTACTCCATCCAAGGTAACCTGCCCGGAAGTAGGTTTAATAAGCCTAGCCATCGTTTTAAGTAGTGTAGATTTACCACAGCCGTTGGCTCCAATAATAATGCTTATTTTATTACTTGGAATGGAAATACTCACATCATGCAGAATGGTTTTATTATCGTATCCAGCGGTGATGGTTTCAGCTTGAAAAGTATGTGTTGGGTTCATTATAAATCACCCTTTCGATTGATTCGGATCAGCAAGTAGATCAAGTAAGGCGCACCTAGAATGCCTGTAATTACACCTACAGGGTATCTAGTAACGAATGCGAATTGCCCAATAAGATCTGATGCTAAAACTAAAATGATTCCAACAAGACCCGCTGGGATAATGCTTGAAAAACCTACACCAACAAGTCTTTTTGCGATAGGTCCAGCAAGGAATGCGACAAATGCAATGGGTCCTGTTGTAGCTGTAGCTAATGCAATGATAAGTACAGAACTGATAATAAGTGCAATTCTTGTCTTATCCGTATCGACTCCAAGTGAAGTTGCTGCTTGCTCTCCAAGTTCTAACATATCTAATTGTTTCCTAAGTGCCATGATGATAGGTGTGAAGATAAGAACTGTAATGATCAGAGGATAAAGATTCTCCATCTTGGCACCATTTAGACTACCGCTTAGCCATCTCATGGCAGTAGGCACATCTTGTTGTCGACCAATAAGTAAAAAGTAGGAAATTACAGCGTTTAGCATAGCTTGAATGCCAATTCCGATTAAGATGAGTCTACCAATCGAAAAAGAGGACCCTTTGGACAATAGGAAAATTACGAACACAGTTGCAAGTCCACCCACAACAGAAGCAATAGAAACAACCATATTACTGGCCTGTAATACAATGATACAAAAAACAGCGGACGCACTAGAACCAGCCGTTATTCCTATTACATTTGGGTTTGCTAAAGGATTTCGTAACATGGTCTGGAATATATATCCGCCAACACCGAAAGCAAATCCAGAGAAAACACCTGCGATCATCCTCGGAAAACGTATCGTACCCACTGCAAATGTGGCACCTTTTACATCCTCACCCAGTAGAACACGAACTACATCCTGAACGGGATAAATTGTATTTCCTAGCATAAGCATCGTGCAGCACAATGCGAAAGCGATACTTGCAAATAAGGAAGTCATGAGTATAAAACGACGACGTCTTTTGGCTCTACCTAAAATAATATAGTTCAAGTTTTCATTCATCATAACGTCCGCATTTTCGCTTTCATAGTTAATAGGATGAGAATAGGAGCACCAATAA harbors:
- a CDS encoding FecCD family ABC transporter permease, whose translation is MMNENLNYIILGRAKRRRRFILMTSLFASIAFALCCTMLMLGNTIYPVQDVVRVLLGEDVKGATFAVGTIRFPRMIAGVFSGFAFGVGGYIFQTMLRNPLANPNVIGITAGSSASAVFCIIVLQASNMVVSIASVVGGLATVFVIFLLSKGSSFSIGRLILIGIGIQAMLNAVISYFLLIGRQQDVPTAMRWLSGSLNGAKMENLYPLIITVLIFTPIIMALRKQLDMLELGEQAATSLGVDTDKTRIALIISSVLIIALATATTGPIAFVAFLAGPIAKRLVGVGFSSIIPAGLVGIILVLASDLIGQFAFVTRYPVGVITGILGAPYLIYLLIRINRKGDL
- a CDS encoding GyrI-like domain-containing protein, whose product is MAVYQAGNEFYYRQRHRIQHQMNERIYVGLTRYQWVNGQFATTYLLSVQVLSGKDLPQDLTYDRIPRSKYVVFTYIGGFHARNLTIKHLEQMWKCIENRRDSYHQSQPFHFEVINEDHVTEEYCEVEIYKLPEKKVE
- a CDS encoding ABC transporter ATP-binding protein, which produces MNPTHTFQAETITAGYDNKTILHDVSISIPSNKISIIIGANGCGKSTLLKTMARLIKPTSGQVTLDGVPIHKIPPKQLARVLGLLPQSPIVPEGITVADLVGRGRYPHQTFLRGWTKKDYEAVAEAMEIMNITEFADRNIDELSGGQRQRVWIAMALAQQTDILFLDEPTTYLDITYQVEILDLLTDLNRKRGTTIVMVLHDINLSARYADHIFALHEGKLVTEGEPSKVITSKLIQDIFCLQCTIIKDFVSGSPSVVPIGRHHNKMKMYS